One region of Mucilaginibacter gotjawali genomic DNA includes:
- the porL gene encoding type IX secretion system motor protein PorL/GldL, with the protein MTGKREPYGINNIVSWGATIVIIGLLFKIQHWQYATVFITLGLGTEAVLFFLLGFQRDVKEIDWTRAYPELDYDYDGELPKAASKKLTGGGDSFSNTAALDQMLSEAKIGPELIGSLASGLRTFGDKVNSISRVTDAGDATMAFTAKVKEATASYEKLGSSFAKASGNLDEIASTSIDSKSYHEQVNKMAKNLTALNAVYELELQDSSNHLKSMNKFYQDMSTTVKNFNDSANDAKLFKDEVNRLAKNLATLNSIYGNMLSAMNQPRVNS; encoded by the coding sequence ATGACTGGGAAGAGAGAACCATACGGAATTAATAATATTGTATCCTGGGGTGCAACAATTGTTATTATAGGCCTATTATTTAAAATTCAGCACTGGCAGTATGCTACAGTTTTTATAACCCTTGGGTTAGGCACTGAGGCGGTATTGTTTTTCCTGTTGGGTTTTCAAAGAGACGTGAAAGAGATTGACTGGACCCGCGCTTATCCCGAACTGGATTACGATTATGACGGAGAGTTGCCAAAAGCAGCTTCAAAGAAATTAACAGGTGGAGGCGACAGTTTTTCAAATACCGCCGCACTTGACCAGATGCTGTCAGAAGCAAAGATAGGCCCTGAACTGATCGGCAGCCTTGCCAGCGGTTTAAGGACTTTTGGTGATAAAGTGAACTCTATTTCGCGCGTTACCGATGCAGGCGATGCAACAATGGCTTTTACTGCTAAAGTTAAAGAAGCTACCGCCAGTTACGAAAAACTGGGAAGCTCTTTTGCAAAAGCATCCGGCAACCTTGATGAAATAGCAAGCACCAGCATCGATTCAAAATCATACCACGAGCAGGTAAACAAGATGGCCAAAAACTTAACGGCTTTAAATGCTGTATATGAGCTGGAATTGCAGGACTCAAGCAACCATCTGAAATCAATGAACAAATTTTACCAGGATATGTCAACCACAGTTAAAAACTTTAATGATTCGGCAAATGATGCCAAATTATTTAAGGACGAAGTTAACCGTTTGGCTAAAAACCTGGCAACACTGAACTCGATATACGGTAACATGCTTTCGGCAATGAACCAGCCACGTGTTAATAGCTAA
- the porM gene encoding type IX secretion system motor protein PorM/GldM, whose product MAGGKQTPRQRMIGIMYLVLLGLIALNVPDSLLDAFKNITISLDSSSKNVTNGVETTFQTFEATKLKDEPQRAAPILKRAKDAAAVAESLVKYVEYLRALLVKEGGGINPTINDVDARENLDISPRLMITDKRADSLKDKIDQTKAQLFAALNEKERKGVNFSLNTDAPPSSLGVTKTWQDAYFGEGIPLGATLTTLAKIETDTKNAENEVVKRILGEAEKAQVNLDQFNAVAVAPTSYVLVGQPYTADVFLTAYDSKLSPNITVGGSPLTVDAGKGKYAGSTSSVGLHTWSATISFKDNDGKIQTYNTPSQTYMVAAPSATVSPTKMNVLYIGLPNPLSISAPGIAKENLRVTMTGGSISGSNGNYTATVSSIGQATVSVSGELTKGKTSFLGSSIFRVKRIPDPKAQFAGKSGGNTSAANIRAQDRVFAKLEDFEFDAKFNVTRFTLLIAKPRQDVVTLSATGNELTSAMKSFMNNVTPGTTVVFKDIIAVGPDGSQRGLDPIVLSAN is encoded by the coding sequence ATGGCTGGAGGTAAACAAACCCCAAGACAACGAATGATAGGTATCATGTACCTGGTACTTTTGGGCCTCATCGCCCTTAACGTACCGGATAGCTTATTGGATGCCTTTAAAAATATAACTATAAGCCTTGATTCATCAAGCAAAAATGTTACCAACGGCGTTGAGACAACTTTTCAAACTTTTGAGGCTACAAAGCTAAAGGACGAACCACAAAGAGCCGCGCCAATTTTAAAACGTGCGAAAGATGCAGCAGCAGTAGCTGAATCATTAGTTAAATACGTTGAGTATTTAAGAGCTTTATTGGTTAAAGAAGGTGGTGGCATTAATCCCACTATCAATGACGTAGACGCAAGGGAAAATCTCGATATTTCTCCACGTTTGATGATCACAGACAAACGTGCTGATTCATTGAAAGACAAAATAGACCAGACAAAAGCACAACTCTTTGCGGCATTGAACGAAAAAGAAAGAAAAGGAGTTAACTTTTCTTTAAATACTGATGCTCCTCCATCAAGTTTAGGCGTAACCAAAACCTGGCAGGATGCCTATTTTGGTGAGGGTATCCCTTTAGGAGCTACCTTAACCACCCTTGCAAAAATAGAAACGGATACAAAAAACGCCGAAAACGAAGTAGTTAAAAGAATATTAGGCGAAGCAGAAAAGGCCCAGGTAAACCTTGACCAATTTAATGCTGTTGCAGTTGCACCTACAAGCTATGTGCTTGTAGGACAGCCTTATACTGCGGACGTATTTTTAACTGCGTATGACTCTAAATTGTCTCCAAACATTACGGTGGGCGGTTCTCCTTTAACGGTTGATGCTGGCAAAGGCAAATATGCTGGAAGTACATCCAGTGTAGGTTTACATACATGGTCGGCTACGATATCTTTTAAAGACAATGATGGCAAGATCCAAACTTACAATACGCCTTCACAAACTTATATGGTCGCTGCCCCTTCGGCTACCGTATCGCCTACCAAAATGAATGTGCTTTACATTGGTTTGCCTAATCCACTTTCTATCTCAGCACCCGGTATCGCAAAAGAAAATTTGCGGGTAACTATGACCGGTGGCAGCATTAGCGGTTCAAACGGCAATTACACCGCTACTGTTAGTTCTATCGGTCAGGCTACGGTAAGTGTTTCGGGTGAATTAACAAAAGGCAAAACTTCATTCTTAGGAAGCAGTATATTCCGTGTTAAACGGATTCCGGATCCTAAAGCACAGTTTGCAGGCAAAAGTGGTGGCAACACCAGCGCAGCGAACATCAGGGCGCAGGACCGGGTATTTGCAAAGCTTGAAGATTTTGAGTTCGACGCCAAATTTAACGTAACCCGTTTTACCCTGCTGATTGCAAAACCAAGGCAGGATGTGGTTACCTTATCTGCTACAGGCAATGAACTGACCAGCGCGATGAAATCATTTATGAATAATGTTACACCGGGTACAACCGTTGTATTTAAAGATATAATAGCCGTAGGGCCTGACGGAAGTCAGCGCGGCCTTGACCCTATTGTGTTGAGTGCAAATTAA